The following are encoded together in the Chlorocebus sabaeus isolate Y175 chromosome 20, mChlSab1.0.hap1, whole genome shotgun sequence genome:
- the OR6N2 gene encoding olfactory receptor 6N2: MDQHNHSSLAEFVFLGFASVGYVRGWLFVLLLLAYLFTICGNMLIFSVIRLDAALHTPMYHFVSVLSFLELWYTATTIPKMLANILSEKKTISFAGCLLQTYFFHSLGASECYLLTAMAYDRYLAICRPLQYPAIMTTTLCAKMAAACWICGFLCPISEVILVSQLPFCAYNEIQHIFCDFPPLLSLACKDTSTNVLVDFATNAFIILITFLFIMFSYARIIGAVLKIKTASGRKKAFSTCASHLAVVLIFFGSIIFMYVRLKKSYSLTLDRTLAVVYSVLTPMVNPIIYSLRNKELIKGIRRTIFQKRDKASVAHH, encoded by the coding sequence atggatCAACACAACCATTCAAGCCTGGCTGAATTTGTGTTCCTTGGCTTTGCCAGTGTGGGCTATGTCAGGGGCTGGCTTTTTGTCCTGCTGCTGTTGGCATACCTGTTCACCATCTGTGGCAACATGCTCATCTTCTCAGTCATCCGACTGGATGCAGCTCTGCACACACCCATGTACCACTTTGTCAGTGTTCTTTCCTTCTTGGAGTTGTGGTATACAGCTACCACTATCCCTAAGATGCTAGCTAATATTCTCAGTGAGAAGAAAACCATTTCTTTTGCAGGATGCCTCCTTCAGACCTACTTCTTCCACTCCTTGGGAGCTTCTGAATGCTACCTTCTTACAGCCATGGCCTATGATAGATACCTGGCCATTTGTCGGCCCCTCCAGTACCCTGCAATTATGACCACCACACTCTGTGCCAAGATGGCTGCTGCTTGTTGGATTTGTGGCTTCCTGTGTCCCATTTCTGAGGTCATCCTGGTCTCCCAACTCCCATTCTGTGCTTACAATGAAATCCAACACATTTTCTGTGACTTTCCACCTTTGCTGAGCTTGGCCTGCAAGGACACGTCCACTAACGTTCTGGTGGACTTTGCCACTAATGCTTTCATAATTCTTATCACTTTCCTCTTTATCATGTTTTCTTATGCAAGGATCATTGGGGCTGTGCTGAAGATAAAAACAGCATCAGGAAGAAAGAAGGCCTTTTCTACCTGTGCCTCACATCTTGCTGTAGTCCTCATCTTCTTTGGGAGCATCATCTTCATGTATGTGCGGCTAAAGAAGAGCTATTCACTGACTCTTGACCGAACACTTGCTGTAGTTTACTCTGTACTAACGCCAATGGTCAATCCAATTATCTACAGTCTTCGTAACAAGGAACTCATTAAAGGCATCAGGAGGACCATCTTCCAGAAGAGAGATAAAGCTAGTGTTGCTcaccattga